A stretch of Aphelocoma coerulescens isolate FSJ_1873_10779 chromosome 1A, UR_Acoe_1.0, whole genome shotgun sequence DNA encodes these proteins:
- the SMKR1 gene encoding small lysine-rich protein 1 — protein MAGKSKKPKGGKGKKSQKGGKKDVKEVDLLSPAAMLNAYYISHNASAFLEFRGYPWPGSLKKKGKKKK, from the exons ATG gcaggcaaaagcaaaaaacccaaggGTGGCAAAGGCAAAAAGTCTCAAAAGGGTGGGAAGAAGGATGTGAAAGAAGTGGATCTCCTCAGCCCAGCTGCCATGCTCAACGCTTACTACATCTCTCACAACGCCTCTGCCTTCCTGGAATTCCGGGGCTATCCCTGGCCTGGCTCTCTCaaaaagaaggggaagaaaaagaagtga